A genome region from Frankineae bacterium MT45 includes the following:
- a CDS encoding 3-oxoacyl-[acyl-carrier-protein] synthase III: MEVVTTLQPARLANSTRYPMPEFGARLLGFGAAQPSRVVSAGELGTPFERSAEWVETRTGIQQLRRIEGDERLLDLALSAADDAIAASGVEASEIDFVIAATCSVRGGAQPLAPQLSAALAPGAATYDLNAACSGFCYALSAAEGMIRAGSARYVLIVGAEQMSDLIDPADLGTGIIFGDGAGAAVLGPVTGTQTEIGPVVWGSDGAQSEMIAFDEPEDDTRSYMRMQGRQVFRWAVENIHRVALQACQRAGVDPVEIDIFVPHQANLRIVDAIAGKLGFRDVVIADDVVNSGNTSAASIPIALTRLIADGRARSGELALLIGFGAGLAYAGQVVRMP; the protein is encoded by the coding sequence GTGGAGGTTGTGACGACCCTGCAGCCGGCGCGACTGGCCAACTCCACCCGCTACCCAATGCCCGAGTTCGGCGCCCGATTGCTGGGATTCGGAGCTGCGCAGCCCAGTCGGGTGGTCTCGGCCGGTGAATTGGGGACCCCCTTCGAGCGCAGCGCGGAGTGGGTCGAGACGCGCACCGGGATCCAGCAGTTGCGACGTATTGAAGGTGACGAGCGCCTCCTCGATCTGGCCCTCTCCGCCGCCGACGACGCGATCGCGGCCTCCGGAGTCGAGGCCTCGGAGATCGACTTCGTCATCGCCGCCACCTGCAGCGTCCGCGGCGGAGCGCAGCCGCTGGCCCCGCAACTGAGCGCGGCGCTGGCTCCGGGGGCGGCCACCTACGACCTGAACGCCGCCTGCAGCGGCTTCTGCTACGCCCTGAGCGCAGCTGAGGGGATGATCCGGGCCGGCTCCGCCCGCTACGTTCTGATCGTCGGCGCTGAGCAGATGAGCGACCTGATCGACCCGGCCGACCTGGGCACCGGCATCATCTTCGGCGACGGCGCCGGGGCCGCCGTGCTCGGACCGGTGACCGGCACGCAGACCGAGATCGGACCCGTCGTCTGGGGCAGCGACGGGGCACAGTCGGAGATGATCGCCTTCGATGAACCGGAGGACGACACGCGTAGCTACATGCGGATGCAGGGGCGGCAGGTCTTTCGCTGGGCGGTGGAGAACATTCACCGGGTCGCACTTCAGGCCTGCCAGCGGGCGGGCGTCGACCCGGTCGAGATCGACATCTTCGTGCCACATCAGGCCAATCTGCGCATCGTCGACGCGATCGCCGGCAAGCTCGGATTCCGCGACGTCGTGATCGCCGACGACGTGGTGAACTCGGGGAACACCTCAGCGGCGTCGATCCCGATCGCGCTGACCCGGCTCATCGCTGACGGACGGGCCCGCAGCGGGGAACTGGCGCTGCTGATCGGCTTCGGGGCCGGGCTGGCCTACGCCGGCCAGGTCGTACGGATGCCCTAG
- a CDS encoding Acyl dehydratase yields MLIINGVDDAFTRVGQELGVGDWRKVEQGDINTFADVTDDHQWIHIDTEKAKASPFGGTIAHGFYTLSMLPALHASIFKVEGITHGINYGMDRVRFPAPTPVGSSIRARVVLTKIDEIPGGAQATFTSTIECDASEKPVCVAEFLVRFYGPRGEAAVK; encoded by the coding sequence GTGCTGATCATCAATGGAGTCGACGACGCCTTCACCCGAGTCGGGCAGGAGCTCGGGGTCGGCGATTGGCGCAAGGTCGAGCAGGGCGACATCAACACCTTCGCCGACGTCACCGACGACCACCAGTGGATCCACATCGACACCGAGAAGGCAAAGGCGAGCCCGTTCGGCGGCACCATCGCCCACGGCTTCTACACGCTGTCCATGCTCCCGGCCCTGCACGCGTCGATATTCAAGGTCGAGGGGATCACCCACGGCATCAACTACGGAATGGACCGGGTGCGGTTCCCCGCCCCCACTCCGGTGGGTAGCTCGATCCGGGCGCGGGTGGTTCTCACCAAGATCGATGAGATCCCCGGCGGGGCGCAGGCCACCTTCACCTCGACGATCGAGTGCGACGCCAGCGAGAAGCCGGTCTGCGTAGCGGAGTTCCTGGTGCGCTTCTACGGTCCGCGCGGGGAAGCCGCCGTCAAGTAG
- a CDS encoding D-mannose binding lectin: MSPVRIPLPSGMSARGRRRATGLLAVTVGCASLLMALAQAPNAKATVPGVLSMGSTLVAGQSITSASGTYTLIMQGDGNFVQYGPHGARWQSSTSGHPGARLVFQTDGNIVIYSTANRPLWYTSTNRAPIAARLVMQDDGNEVAYSAGGAPRWQSGTLAPPPNAGPFRAGNYVAQMQGDGNFVVTYQRSGSSDVIFQSGTGGHPNAYLAMQGDGNLVIYDGKRPLFSTRTSGNPGAHPVMLTNGNFAIYSAANQQLYSTGSSVLTAGIQPPPDSRFTLTWAHALGDAGPVALGSPGVGTLDASGPSVITGSRSGTLYAFHTGDGSRVAGWPVATGAAVDSTPSVSGSGSAAKIFVGLGTSAAPTVGGIRSYTANGAVRWSRGMAAKPTGAGTSGVQGSVGLGSLQSGLDAVAGSMNQEQYAVNGDTGANLRGFPWFEADSNFSTPSIAYISGVPYIIEGGDSTAGLAFGTQYPSGGHIRILAASGNGGNASRPGGGLRCAYDSDQVVQASPTIGNVLSGGRMGIFIGTGTFYPGRRDTNSVLAINTSCGREWQVALDGGTRATASLVDVQGNGSPLLIQPTFKAANSGSLYAINPANGAIVWHTALPGGMYGSATSIDLGNGYQSIIAATTGGTYIVDGRTGQITGTLNTSLGIQNTATVTRDPNGAIGVTVAGYNGYGRSIELHYELSGSNVSTVSGPGQWPVFKHDSQLTGVGS; the protein is encoded by the coding sequence ATGTCCCCGGTACGAATTCCGCTGCCCTCCGGCATGTCTGCACGAGGTCGCCGTCGCGCGACCGGCCTGCTGGCCGTGACGGTCGGGTGCGCCAGCCTGCTGATGGCGCTGGCCCAGGCCCCGAATGCCAAGGCCACCGTTCCGGGTGTGCTGAGCATGGGCTCGACGCTCGTCGCCGGCCAGAGCATCACGTCGGCCTCGGGGACGTACACCCTCATCATGCAAGGTGACGGGAACTTCGTTCAGTACGGTCCGCACGGCGCCCGCTGGCAGTCGTCGACCAGCGGACACCCCGGCGCGCGACTGGTCTTCCAGACCGACGGCAATATCGTCATCTACTCGACGGCCAACCGACCGCTCTGGTACACGTCGACGAACCGGGCTCCGATCGCCGCTCGCCTGGTGATGCAGGACGACGGCAACGAAGTGGCCTACAGCGCCGGCGGCGCCCCCCGCTGGCAGTCAGGCACCCTTGCCCCGCCGCCGAACGCCGGGCCCTTCAGGGCCGGCAACTACGTGGCCCAGATGCAGGGGGACGGGAATTTCGTCGTCACCTATCAACGCTCCGGCAGCAGTGACGTCATCTTCCAGTCGGGTACCGGTGGGCACCCGAACGCGTACCTGGCCATGCAGGGCGATGGAAACCTGGTCATCTACGACGGAAAGCGCCCCCTCTTCTCGACGCGCACCTCAGGAAACCCGGGGGCCCACCCGGTCATGCTGACGAACGGCAACTTCGCGATCTACTCGGCGGCGAACCAGCAGCTGTACTCAACCGGATCGTCGGTGCTCACCGCGGGAATCCAGCCGCCGCCAGACTCCCGCTTCACCCTCACCTGGGCCCATGCACTCGGTGACGCCGGACCGGTGGCCCTCGGCTCACCCGGCGTCGGGACTCTCGATGCGTCCGGCCCGTCGGTGATCACCGGCTCGCGGTCGGGGACGCTCTACGCATTTCACACCGGCGACGGCTCCCGGGTGGCGGGGTGGCCGGTGGCCACCGGCGCGGCCGTGGACTCGACTCCGTCGGTCTCCGGCAGCGGTTCCGCCGCCAAGATCTTCGTCGGGCTGGGCACCTCCGCCGCCCCGACGGTCGGCGGCATCCGCTCCTACACGGCCAACGGCGCGGTCCGGTGGTCTCGGGGCATGGCGGCCAAGCCGACGGGCGCCGGGACCTCCGGGGTCCAGGGATCAGTCGGGCTCGGATCCCTTCAGTCGGGACTGGACGCGGTCGCTGGTTCGATGAACCAGGAGCAGTACGCGGTGAACGGTGACACCGGGGCCAACCTGCGAGGATTCCCTTGGTTCGAGGCGGATTCCAACTTCTCCACGCCGTCGATCGCCTACATTTCCGGCGTGCCGTACATCATCGAGGGCGGGGATTCGACGGCTGGTTTGGCCTTCGGCACCCAGTACCCGTCAGGCGGGCACATCCGCATCCTCGCGGCGAGCGGCAACGGCGGCAACGCCAGCCGCCCTGGCGGTGGGCTGCGCTGTGCCTATGACAGCGACCAAGTCGTGCAGGCGTCTCCGACGATCGGAAACGTGCTCTCGGGCGGCCGGATGGGCATCTTCATCGGCACCGGAACCTTCTACCCCGGGCGCCGGGACACCAATTCCGTACTCGCGATCAACACCAGCTGTGGCCGCGAGTGGCAGGTTGCTCTCGACGGCGGCACCCGGGCGACGGCGTCGCTGGTCGACGTCCAGGGGAATGGCTCGCCGCTGCTCATCCAACCGACCTTCAAGGCGGCCAACTCCGGTTCGCTCTACGCCATCAACCCGGCGAACGGTGCCATCGTCTGGCACACCGCGCTGCCGGGCGGAATGTACGGCTCGGCGACCAGCATCGACCTCGGTAACGGCTACCAGAGCATCATCGCGGCGACGACCGGCGGGACCTACATCGTCGACGGCCGGACTGGGCAGATCACCGGAACGCTCAACACTTCATTGGGCATCCAGAACACCGCGACGGTTACCCGTGATCCGAACGGGGCGATCGGAGTCACCGTCGCCGGGTACAACGGCTACGGCCGCAGCATCGAACTGCACTACGAACTGAGCGGATCGAACGTCAGTACCGTGTCGGGTCCCGGCCAGTGGCCGGTCTTCAAGCACGACTCGCAGCTGACCGGCGTCGGTAGCTAG
- a CDS encoding uracil phosphoribosyltransferase, with amino-acid sequence MQTLVVEHPIVATRLAVMRDERSSNSEFRNALRELATLLVYEATRELAITEVQIQTPVAPTLGATLATPPLLVPVLRAGLGMAEAAFNLLPESQMGFVGLARNEETHDPEAYMASLPDSLAGRPVIVLDPMVATGGSLLHCINLLVSRGAEDITIVAALAAPEGVQRLADSGLPIRLVVASIDERLNDDAYIVPGLGDAGDRQFGPR; translated from the coding sequence ATGCAGACTCTCGTCGTTGAGCACCCGATCGTCGCCACCCGGCTGGCCGTCATGCGCGATGAACGCAGCAGCAATTCCGAGTTTCGCAACGCCCTGCGCGAGCTGGCCACCCTCCTCGTCTACGAGGCGACCCGTGAGCTGGCCATCACCGAGGTCCAGATCCAGACGCCGGTGGCCCCGACCCTCGGGGCCACCCTGGCCACCCCGCCGCTGCTGGTGCCGGTGCTGCGGGCCGGGCTGGGCATGGCCGAGGCGGCCTTCAATCTCCTGCCCGAGTCGCAGATGGGCTTCGTCGGGCTGGCCCGCAATGAAGAGACGCATGACCCCGAGGCGTACATGGCCTCGCTGCCGGATTCGTTGGCCGGGCGTCCGGTGATCGTCCTGGACCCGATGGTGGCCACCGGCGGTTCACTGCTGCACTGCATCAACCTGCTCGTCTCGCGCGGGGCCGAGGACATCACCATTGTCGCCGCCCTGGCCGCTCCGGAGGGGGTGCAGCGCCTGGCCGACAGCGGCCTGCCGATCCGGCTGGTGGTGGCCAGCATCGACGAGCGACTCAACGACGACGCCTACATCGTCCCGGGTCTCGGCGACGCCGGTGACCGGCAGTTCGGCCCCCGCTGA
- a CDS encoding methylmalonyl-CoA mutase codes for MLRDWFQVTALHVPKHPVRVLTAAALFDGHDAAINIMRRILQAQGAEVIHLGHNRCVDEVVTAAIQEDVQAIAISSYQGGHLEYFEYLVQLLAQRGAGQIAVYGGGGGTIVPEEIERLHASGVRRIFSPQDGQRLGLGAMVNTIIAENDHALPAPRGELFSRLVAGETGALARCISLLESGQLGPEDLPDLPGSGPSVVLGITGTGGSGKSSLTDELIRRVRLDQRDAIRIAVLAVDPTRRRGGGALLGDRIRMNSLDDDRVYFRSLATRSSGSEVPSCLPEAIAACRAAGFGLIIVETPGIGQGDDAIVPFVDASLYVMTAEFGAASQLEKIGMLDYADVVAINKFERRGSEDARRDVARQLLRNREAFGQSWEEMPVFGTSAASFNDDGVTALYQQLREVLTEKGLPFAAGALEPVAVRSSSGLSTPVPAERVRYLAEIAATVRAYHAETELESGRVRELQALQTVRDLLPPSEDLRVALERSETSISNETRRLLVDWEQRALEYSGSSLSVGGRAQTLTRTTLSGSEIRRVSLPKYSDRGDLLRFLRAENLPGYFPYTAGVFPFKREGEDPARMFAGEGDAFRTNRRFHLLSEGQPATRLSTAFDSVTLYGCDPQERPDVYGKVGTSGVSIATLEDMKALYDGFDLLAPSTSVSMTINGPAPTLLAFFLNTAIDQQLEAFRVAHGREASGEEVAQLRANALRNVRGTVQADILKEDQGQNTCIFSTDFSLRMMGDIAEWFVQNEVRNFYSVSISGYHIAEAGANPISQLAFTLANGFTYVESYLARGMKIDDFAPNLSFFFSNGMDAEYTVLGRVARRIWAIAMRDRYGANDRSQKLKYHVQTSGRSLHAQEMAFNDIRTTLQALNALYDNANSLHTNAYDEAVTTPSAESVRRALAIQLVITKEWGLSANENPLQGSFVVEELTDLVEAAVLAEFDRLTDRGGVLGAMESGYQRGRIQDESMRYEQGKHDGTLPLVGVNTFLSSASSSSSSASASEVGASPVLELARGTEAEKRSQLTRLADFKTAHADEAPAALRRLQEAAQKGENVFAVLMDAARVCTLNEITDAFFEVGGQYRRNV; via the coding sequence GTGCTGAGAGATTGGTTCCAGGTGACCGCCCTACACGTCCCGAAGCACCCGGTCCGGGTGCTCACCGCCGCCGCACTCTTCGACGGCCACGACGCGGCGATCAACATCATGCGGCGGATCCTGCAGGCGCAGGGCGCTGAGGTGATTCACCTCGGGCACAATCGCTGCGTCGACGAGGTGGTGACGGCGGCGATCCAGGAGGACGTCCAGGCGATCGCGATCAGTTCCTACCAGGGTGGCCACCTCGAATACTTCGAGTACCTCGTGCAACTGCTGGCCCAGCGCGGGGCCGGCCAGATCGCCGTCTACGGCGGCGGGGGCGGGACCATCGTGCCCGAGGAGATCGAGCGGCTGCATGCCTCGGGCGTCCGGCGGATCTTCTCCCCCCAGGACGGGCAGCGCCTCGGCCTGGGCGCGATGGTGAACACAATCATCGCCGAGAACGATCACGCCCTGCCGGCACCGAGAGGCGAGTTGTTCTCGCGGCTAGTCGCTGGCGAGACCGGGGCGCTGGCTCGCTGCATTTCGCTGCTGGAGAGTGGCCAGCTCGGACCCGAGGACCTGCCCGACCTGCCTGGTTCGGGCCCGTCCGTCGTCCTCGGGATCACCGGCACCGGCGGCTCAGGCAAGTCATCACTCACCGACGAGCTGATACGCCGGGTGCGACTGGATCAGCGGGACGCGATCCGCATCGCCGTGCTGGCCGTCGACCCGACCCGGCGCCGGGGTGGCGGCGCACTCCTCGGTGACCGGATTCGGATGAACAGCCTGGACGACGACCGGGTCTACTTCCGCTCGCTGGCCACACGTAGCAGTGGGAGCGAGGTGCCGAGCTGCCTGCCGGAGGCGATCGCGGCCTGCCGGGCCGCCGGATTCGGCCTGATCATCGTCGAGACGCCCGGCATTGGGCAGGGTGACGATGCGATCGTGCCGTTCGTCGACGCGTCTCTCTACGTGATGACGGCGGAGTTCGGTGCTGCGTCCCAGCTGGAGAAGATCGGCATGCTCGACTACGCCGACGTGGTGGCCATCAACAAGTTCGAGCGGCGCGGCTCGGAGGATGCTCGCCGTGACGTCGCCCGTCAGCTGCTGCGCAACCGTGAGGCATTCGGCCAGTCCTGGGAGGAGATGCCCGTCTTCGGCACTAGCGCGGCCAGCTTCAACGACGACGGCGTCACCGCGCTGTACCAGCAGTTACGTGAAGTGCTGACCGAGAAGGGCCTCCCCTTCGCGGCCGGCGCGCTGGAGCCGGTCGCGGTGCGCAGCTCCTCCGGACTGAGCACCCCGGTGCCGGCCGAGCGGGTCCGCTACCTGGCTGAGATCGCGGCGACGGTGCGCGCCTACCACGCCGAGACTGAGCTCGAGTCGGGGCGAGTGCGAGAGCTGCAGGCGCTGCAGACCGTCCGTGACCTTCTTCCGCCCAGCGAGGACCTGCGGGTTGCGTTGGAGCGGAGCGAGACGTCGATCAGCAACGAGACGCGCAGGCTCCTTGTCGACTGGGAGCAGCGGGCGCTTGAGTACTCGGGTTCGTCGCTATCAGTCGGTGGGCGCGCGCAGACGCTCACTCGCACCACGCTCTCAGGCTCGGAGATTCGCCGTGTTTCATTGCCGAAATACAGCGACCGAGGAGATCTGCTGCGCTTCCTGCGGGCCGAGAATCTGCCCGGCTACTTCCCCTACACCGCCGGAGTCTTCCCGTTCAAGCGCGAAGGAGAGGATCCGGCCCGCATGTTCGCCGGCGAGGGGGATGCCTTCCGGACCAATCGCCGTTTTCACCTCCTGTCGGAGGGTCAGCCGGCGACGCGCCTCTCCACCGCCTTCGACTCGGTGACTCTCTACGGGTGTGACCCGCAGGAACGCCCGGATGTCTACGGAAAAGTCGGCACGTCAGGGGTGTCGATCGCGACGTTGGAGGATATGAAGGCGCTCTACGACGGCTTCGACCTGCTTGCGCCGTCGACCTCGGTCTCGATGACGATCAACGGCCCGGCACCGACCCTGCTCGCCTTCTTCCTGAACACCGCGATTGATCAGCAACTGGAGGCGTTCCGGGTTGCGCATGGCCGGGAGGCGTCGGGGGAGGAGGTGGCCCAGCTACGGGCGAATGCCCTGAGAAATGTTCGCGGAACGGTGCAGGCCGACATCCTGAAGGAGGATCAGGGGCAGAACACCTGCATCTTCTCGACCGACTTTTCGCTGCGAATGATGGGTGATATCGCCGAGTGGTTCGTCCAGAACGAGGTCCGCAACTTCTACTCGGTATCGATCTCGGGCTATCACATCGCCGAAGCCGGAGCCAACCCGATCAGCCAGCTGGCCTTCACGCTGGCCAATGGATTTACCTACGTCGAGTCCTATCTGGCTCGTGGGATGAAGATCGACGACTTCGCGCCGAACCTCTCCTTCTTCTTCTCCAATGGCATGGACGCCGAATACACCGTGCTCGGACGGGTGGCTCGTCGGATCTGGGCTATCGCGATGCGCGACCGCTACGGTGCCAACGACCGGTCGCAGAAGCTGAAGTATCACGTGCAGACCTCTGGCCGGTCCCTTCATGCCCAGGAGATGGCCTTCAACGACATCCGCACCACCCTGCAGGCGCTGAACGCCCTGTACGACAACGCGAACAGCCTCCACACCAACGCCTACGACGAGGCGGTGACGACACCGTCGGCCGAGTCGGTGCGACGGGCGCTCGCGATTCAGCTGGTCATCACCAAGGAGTGGGGGCTATCCGCGAACGAGAACCCGCTGCAGGGCTCCTTCGTCGTCGAGGAGTTGACCGACCTGGTGGAGGCGGCTGTGCTCGCCGAGTTCGACCGCCTGACCGACCGGGGCGGCGTGCTCGGCGCGATGGAGAGCGGGTACCAGCGCGGCCGGATTCAGGATGAGTCGATGCGCTATGAGCAGGGAAAACATGATGGAACTCTGCCGCTGGTCGGGGTGAACACGTTCCTCTCGTCTGCTTCGTCATCTTCGTCTTCCGCTTCTGCGTCGGAGGTCGGGGCGTCGCCGGTGCTGGAGTTGGCCCGTGGGACGGAGGCCGAGAAGCGGTCGCAACTGACCCGACTGGCCGACTTCAAGACTGCTCATGCCGACGAGGCGCCGGCGGCGCTGCGACGGCTGCAGGAGGCTGCGCAGAAGGGCGAGAACGTCTTCGCTGTACTCATGGACGCGGCGCGAGTCTGCACCCTGAACGAGATCACCGATGCCTTCTTCGAGGTCGGCGGCCAGTACCGCCGCAACGTGTAG
- a CDS encoding aquaporin Z: MNREIKSYLAEFIGTAILVIGGVGTAVISGSVVGNLGVAFAFGLTLLFLVYAIGPISGCHVNPAVTIGLLVTGKINVRDAIAYIIAQVAGGIVGALIVLGIAEGRPGYIRSIKGLGQNGYGVHSPANYNLGSGFVTEVVMTFLLVFVVLAATDRIGTSALAGLAIGLTLTVIHLVSIPVTNTSVNPARSIGPALFAGNGAIGQLWLFIVAPIIGGVIGAGVYRGIWGPGVALGEPALDVPTER, encoded by the coding sequence ATGAACAGAGAGATCAAGAGTTACCTCGCCGAGTTCATCGGCACCGCGATCCTCGTCATCGGTGGTGTGGGGACCGCCGTCATCTCCGGCAGTGTCGTCGGCAACCTCGGTGTCGCCTTCGCATTCGGGCTGACGCTGCTCTTCCTGGTCTACGCGATCGGCCCGATCTCCGGCTGCCACGTAAACCCGGCGGTCACGATCGGCCTGCTGGTCACCGGCAAGATCAATGTCCGGGATGCGATCGCCTACATCATCGCCCAGGTCGCCGGCGGGATCGTCGGGGCGCTGATCGTGCTCGGCATCGCCGAAGGGCGTCCGGGCTACATCCGCAGCATCAAAGGCCTCGGCCAGAACGGCTACGGCGTCCACAGCCCGGCGAACTACAACCTGGGATCAGGCTTCGTCACTGAGGTCGTGATGACGTTCCTGCTCGTCTTCGTCGTACTGGCCGCCACCGACCGTATCGGTACTTCGGCTCTGGCCGGGCTGGCGATCGGCCTCACCCTCACCGTGATCCACCTGGTCAGCATTCCGGTCACGAATACCTCGGTGAACCCGGCGCGCAGCATCGGCCCGGCCCTCTTCGCCGGCAACGGAGCCATCGGGCAACTCTGGTTGTTCATCGTGGCCCCGATAATCGGCGGCGTCATCGGCGCCGGTGTGTACCGCGGGATCTGGGGCCCGGGTGTGGCGCTCGGCGAACCGGCGCTGGACGTGCCGACGGAGCGTTGA
- a CDS encoding DNA-binding transcriptional regulator, MarR family, translating into MTEDAPLIDPVQEARRQWVAHGWGDAADGMAIVTGVTRVHQIFMSRVDAVLRPMDLTFARYELLVLLSFSRKGAMTMKRIGSLLQVHPTSVTSVVDRLESQGFVERRADTDDGRSVRVHLLKPGRRIAAEATDVLNVEVFEKLGLKSRDLQSLSRILTGIRSSAGDF; encoded by the coding sequence GTGACCGAGGACGCTCCGCTCATCGATCCGGTCCAGGAGGCCCGGCGGCAGTGGGTGGCTCATGGGTGGGGCGATGCGGCCGACGGGATGGCCATCGTCACCGGAGTCACGCGGGTGCATCAGATCTTCATGAGCCGGGTCGATGCGGTGCTGCGCCCGATGGATCTCACCTTCGCCCGTTACGAACTGCTGGTTCTCCTCTCCTTCAGCCGCAAGGGTGCGATGACGATGAAGCGGATCGGGTCGCTGCTGCAGGTTCACCCCACCAGCGTCACCAGCGTGGTTGACCGTCTGGAGAGCCAGGGCTTCGTCGAGCGACGGGCCGATACCGACGATGGCCGCTCGGTGCGCGTGCATCTGCTCAAGCCCGGGCGCCGTATCGCAGCCGAGGCGACCGACGTGCTCAACGTCGAGGTCTTCGAGAAACTCGGCCTGAAGTCCCGCGATCTGCAATCGCTGAGCCGCATCCTGACCGGCATCAGAAGCTCAGCAGGCGACTTCTAG
- a CDS encoding glycerol-3-phosphate dehydrogenase: MVAAALSPQARAEALVAMSAAELDVLVIGGGVVGCGAALDAVTRGLATAMVEQRDWASGTSSRSSKLIHGGLRYLEMLDFGLVREALRERGLLLQRIAPHLVRPVPFLYPLAHRGWERPYVGAGVLLYDAMSTAGGASRGLPHHRHMTKRRALREAPCLRPDSLVGAVQYYDAQVDDARHTMMLARTAASFGAHVANRTRVIGLLREGERVTGARVVDSETGTELEVRARQVINATGVWTDETQALADSRGQFHVRASKGIHLVVPRDRLQSSTGLILRTEKSVLFVIPWGRHWIIGTTDTDWSLEKAHPAATARDIDYLLEHVNSVLTSPLSREDVEGVYAGLRPLLSGESESTSKLSREHVVGHPVPGLVVVAGGKYTTYRVMAADAVDEAARGMDRQVADSVTAQTPLVGADGFAALTNQRRALAKSSGLHVARIDHLLNRYGSLIFEILALIADDSSLAEPLPGADDYLRAEVVYAVTHEGARHLEDVLARRTRISIEAWDRGLRSAQTAADLMAGPLGWSAAQTASEVAHYEARVQAERDSQDQPDDKAAEAARLEVPDIVA; encoded by the coding sequence GTGGTTGCCGCAGCCCTCTCGCCGCAGGCGCGCGCCGAGGCACTGGTCGCAATGAGCGCCGCTGAACTCGACGTGCTGGTCATCGGCGGTGGTGTGGTCGGATGCGGGGCCGCCCTGGACGCGGTCACCCGGGGTCTGGCCACGGCGATGGTTGAGCAGCGGGACTGGGCCAGTGGCACCTCGAGTCGCTCCAGCAAGCTGATCCACGGCGGCCTGCGCTACCTGGAGATGCTGGACTTCGGTTTGGTGCGCGAGGCGCTGCGGGAGCGCGGCCTGCTGCTGCAGCGGATCGCGCCCCACCTGGTGCGTCCGGTGCCCTTCCTGTACCCGCTGGCCCACCGGGGCTGGGAGCGCCCCTACGTCGGTGCCGGGGTGCTCCTCTACGACGCGATGAGTACCGCCGGTGGCGCGTCCCGCGGGCTGCCGCACCACCGGCACATGACGAAACGACGCGCGCTGCGGGAGGCTCCCTGCCTTCGGCCGGACTCGCTCGTCGGGGCCGTGCAGTACTACGACGCCCAGGTCGACGACGCTCGCCACACCATGATGCTGGCCCGTACGGCCGCCTCCTTCGGAGCCCACGTCGCCAATAGAACCCGGGTGATCGGCCTGCTCCGTGAGGGCGAGCGGGTCACCGGGGCCCGGGTCGTCGACTCCGAGACCGGCACCGAACTGGAGGTTCGGGCCCGTCAGGTCATCAACGCCACCGGCGTCTGGACGGACGAGACGCAGGCGCTGGCCGACAGCCGCGGGCAGTTCCACGTGCGTGCGTCAAAGGGCATTCACTTGGTGGTGCCGCGGGATCGGCTGCAGTCCTCGACCGGGCTCATCCTGCGCACCGAGAAGAGCGTCCTCTTCGTGATCCCCTGGGGTCGGCACTGGATCATCGGCACGACCGACACCGACTGGTCGCTGGAGAAGGCCCACCCGGCGGCCACCGCCCGCGACATCGACTACCTCCTCGAACACGTCAACTCGGTCCTCACCTCGCCGCTGTCGCGGGAGGATGTCGAGGGCGTCTACGCCGGGCTGCGCCCGCTGCTGTCGGGGGAGTCGGAGTCGACCTCGAAACTCTCCCGCGAGCACGTCGTCGGGCATCCGGTGCCCGGGCTGGTGGTGGTGGCCGGTGGGAAGTACACGACCTACCGGGTGATGGCGGCCGATGCCGTCGACGAGGCAGCTCGTGGCATGGACCGGCAGGTCGCCGATTCGGTGACGGCGCAGACCCCGCTCGTCGGGGCAGACGGGTTCGCCGCACTCACCAACCAGCGACGCGCGCTGGCAAAATCCTCGGGCCTGCACGTGGCCCGCATCGACCACCTGCTCAACCGCTACGGATCGCTGATATTCGAAATTCTTGCGCTGATTGCTGATGATTCTTCGCTGGCCGAGCCGCTGCCCGGGGCGGACGACTACCTGCGGGCCGAGGTCGTCTACGCCGTCACCCACGAGGGTGCCCGGCATCTGGAGGACGTGCTGGCCCGGCGCACCCGGATCTCGATCGAAGCCTGGGACCGCGGCCTGCGCTCGGCTCAGACGGCGGCCGATCTGATGGCCGGCCCGCTCGGCTGGTCAGCCGCCCAGACGGCCAGCGAGGTCGCCCACTACGAGGCGCGGGTTCAGGCCGAGCGTGACTCTCAGGATCAGCCCGACGACAAGGCGGCCGAGGCGGCCCGGCTCGAGGTACCCGATATCGTCGCCTGA